Within Enterobacter sp. RHBSTW-00175, the genomic segment GTACACCCCAAAAAGGAGAGGGAGCCGTCCGTGCTCGTATTTTTGTGGGGATTCCTCAACCCGGTGGGAGAGGGTCAGGGGGAGGGCATCAGACCGCACCGTAGTGTAGGCCGGGTAAGCGTTAGCGCCACCCGGCAAACCACACCATTACTTCAGCGTACAATCCCCACATTGCTGCACATCCGGCAAGCGATAGCGCTGACAGCAGGTACGGCGAACCAGAAGTCCGTCACGTGGCACAACGGTGCGGAACAGCGGGTTATCGCGCCCATCAGAAAGTTGTTTGGCAAAGAAACACGACTGGCGTAGGGCATCGACTTTCTCATCGCCGAGCAGCGGTTTCATCTCCGTCAAATACCAGTGAATTAAATAACCGGTATTACTCCAGATAAGCTTCCCGTTAATTTCACCCGTCTCTTCCAGTGCATCGATAACCGGGATCAACGCGCGAGTGACAAGGCTCTCCATTCGCTCCTGAGCAGAAAGATGCCCCGCGTGCTTATCTTCATGGAGATCAATCCAGAAGCAGGCCGCTCTCCCGGTTTCGTGGAATTCTACGTGGA encodes:
- the fhuF gene encoding siderophore-iron reductase FhuF, giving the protein MTTRTAQAVEPILWRASLSTGSVTLADAIREKIAETRAHLLDFIKLDEPHPHHAMTLAQWRNPVEWQSLFAAYSDHIYRNQPTMARENKPLLSLWAQWYIGLMVPPVMLALLTQDVMLDLSPEFFHVEFHETGRAACFWIDLHEDKHAGHLSAQERMESLVTRALIPVIDALEETGEINGKLIWSNTGYLIHWYLTEMKPLLGDEKVDALRQSCFFAKQLSDGRDNPLFRTVVPRDGLLVRRTCCQRYRLPDVQQCGDCTLK